One Erysipelothrix amsterdamensis DNA window includes the following coding sequences:
- a CDS encoding FtsW/RodA/SpoVE family cell cycle protein, which produces MNKFINESKRHFTLDVTLIVLLFALFGISLVAIHLAAPLMNQDGGVNLVIKQISWIVVGLGVVAFLLKIGVDRIFTAVDIAYWILMVCLLGLVIARVLSSRFGIHIPFAAEINGTHAWYSIPGIGSFQPSEFMKIVLVIKTANTIHDHNTLKTEYSFKSDFELIYKMIKYVLPPFILIFFQPDTGVPIVILVSLATMFFLSGVRREWFIVIVGLALGLLLGIVWLYYNNQELLNTILGGGATHYRLTRFYGWLDYEKYPQSYGYQLFQALLSLGTAGLTGHPLGSVIAQFPEPQTDFIFAVISQNFGFLGASLVVILSFAFDIKLVVNTLRSNLSKERYMMMGIIGMIVFQDLQNIGMILGILPITGITLPFISYGGSSLVSYMIPIAVALHMYSETVNLHKH; this is translated from the coding sequence ATGAACAAATTTATAAATGAAAGCAAACGACACTTCACCCTTGATGTGACTTTAATTGTCTTGCTCTTTGCACTTTTTGGAATAAGCCTCGTTGCAATTCATCTTGCAGCACCACTTATGAACCAAGATGGCGGGGTCAATTTAGTCATTAAGCAGATTAGTTGGATTGTCGTTGGTCTTGGAGTCGTTGCTTTTCTCCTCAAAATCGGTGTCGACCGTATCTTCACTGCAGTGGACATTGCCTATTGGATTTTGATGGTATGTCTACTCGGTCTCGTCATAGCACGGGTACTCTCTTCACGCTTTGGGATTCATATACCCTTTGCCGCTGAAATAAACGGTACACATGCTTGGTATTCTATTCCTGGTATTGGTTCCTTCCAACCGAGTGAATTTATGAAAATCGTACTCGTAATCAAAACAGCCAATACAATTCATGACCATAACACTTTAAAAACAGAATATTCATTCAAAAGTGATTTTGAATTAATCTATAAAATGATTAAGTATGTTCTTCCACCTTTTATTCTTATATTTTTCCAACCCGATACGGGTGTACCAATCGTAATTCTTGTCAGTCTTGCTACAATGTTCTTCTTGTCCGGTGTTCGAAGAGAGTGGTTTATTGTTATTGTAGGGCTTGCTCTTGGACTTCTACTTGGTATCGTGTGGCTCTACTATAATAATCAAGAATTGCTAAATACCATTCTTGGTGGTGGAGCAACCCATTACCGTCTTACCCGCTTCTACGGTTGGCTGGATTATGAGAAATATCCACAGTCTTATGGATATCAACTCTTCCAAGCATTGCTTTCTCTTGGGACTGCTGGACTAACAGGACATCCCTTAGGATCTGTAATTGCACAATTCCCTGAACCCCAAACCGATTTTATTTTCGCAGTTATTTCGCAAAACTTTGGATTCCTGGGTGCTTCATTGGTCGTTATCTTATCGTTTGCTTTTGATATTAAACTTGTAGTTAATACATTAAGAAGTAATTTATCAAAAGAGCGGTATATGATGATGGGGATTATTGGTATGATTGTATTCCAAGATTTACAGAATATAGGTATGATTCTTGGTATTCTTCCAATTACAGGAATTACGCTCCCCTTTATATCGTATGGGGGATCATCATTAGTATCCTATATGATACCGATTGCTGTTGCACTGCATATGTATAGTGAAACCGTCAATCTACATAAACATTAA
- a CDS encoding PTS transporter subunit EIIC, with the protein MNRLQTYYEQLQLPLKSLFLGCFLITIGSIIANPYIVMIFKFNSPLFVTASKLLLYAGGIILSYFPLYVFIKLLTHRNDETNVVVTGFISYLVFLVVMTLLSPTTSPKAAYSDILNITIGNETYGLFKTGIFGFLAVLLVVRYSYRSHKETTGFSQVSYLDRDTIKLVNSIIGSAIVGAIFAYGWPMFVDGIYNALKFISSDSHNPMSLFAYGGLERLLTLGNIQTMMHQEIWLGSLGGSWMNIGGETFVGDANIWTAQLKEGLNMISGAGRYTSAYYVLNLFAIPGYLLAVISTISNKKVLKKNISLFIIVILTSMLGGIIFPVELLMLLTSPILYFFHLFMTAFIYAILVGFGATVGFSYLGSLTSATPGNLIDFIGLMRNTVMFNKIMIILLVGIITFIIYFAMTRFYYSRMAIDVLNVGSKKERVNDFIERLGGLENIEAISSTPTHIHVALRDRDELNVSGLHRQGVTRIVETRQGFTLSVGSSSYMLQRAVNRHLDALPKEEIEE; encoded by the coding sequence ATGAATCGTCTTCAGACATATTATGAACAGTTACAACTCCCATTGAAATCATTATTCTTGGGTTGTTTCTTGATTACAATCGGTTCTATTATAGCAAACCCATATATCGTAATGATATTTAAATTTAACAGTCCACTATTTGTTACAGCATCGAAATTGTTGTTGTATGCTGGTGGTATCATTTTATCATATTTTCCACTGTATGTTTTTATTAAATTGTTAACGCATCGAAATGATGAAACCAATGTTGTGGTTACAGGATTCATTTCATATTTAGTATTTTTAGTTGTGATGACCTTGTTGTCACCAACGACTTCACCTAAAGCTGCGTATTCAGACATTCTAAACATTACAATTGGAAACGAAACATATGGTTTGTTTAAAACAGGAATTTTTGGCTTCTTAGCCGTATTATTAGTGGTTCGATATAGTTATCGAAGCCATAAAGAAACGACGGGATTTTCTCAAGTTTCTTATTTAGACAGAGATACAATTAAATTAGTAAATTCGATTATTGGTTCAGCAATCGTAGGGGCGATTTTTGCATATGGATGGCCTATGTTTGTTGATGGAATATACAATGCATTGAAATTTATCTCTTCGGATTCACATAATCCTATGAGTCTCTTTGCCTATGGAGGCTTAGAACGTCTTTTAACACTCGGTAATATTCAAACAATGATGCATCAGGAAATCTGGTTGGGGTCATTGGGTGGATCATGGATGAATATCGGTGGAGAAACGTTTGTCGGAGATGCTAATATATGGACTGCTCAACTTAAAGAGGGCCTAAATATGATTAGTGGTGCTGGACGCTATACAAGTGCATATTATGTACTTAATTTATTTGCGATTCCAGGTTATCTTCTTGCAGTAATTTCAACAATCTCAAATAAAAAAGTTTTAAAGAAGAATATTTCACTCTTTATTATTGTAATTTTAACATCAATGCTTGGCGGTATTATTTTCCCAGTTGAATTATTAATGCTCTTAACAAGTCCGATTCTGTATTTCTTCCATCTCTTTATGACCGCATTTATTTATGCGATTCTTGTAGGTTTTGGAGCAACTGTCGGTTTCTCTTATTTGGGATCATTAACAAGTGCAACACCCGGTAACCTCATTGACTTTATTGGGCTTATGAGAAATACAGTCATGTTTAATAAAATTATGATTATTCTATTAGTTGGTATTATTACATTTATTATTTACTTTGCAATGACCCGTTTCTACTATAGTAGAATGGCAATTGATGTCTTAAATGTTGGAAGTAAAAAAGAACGTGTTAATGATTTCATTGAACGACTTGGTGGGCTTGAAAATATTGAAGCAATATCAAGTACACCAACTCATATACATGTTGCATTGCGTGATCGTGATGAATTAAATGTTTCGGGGTTACACCGTCAAGGTGTTACGCGTATCGTTGAAACACGACAAGGATTTACACTTTCCGTTGGATCTTCATCGTATATGTTACAACGTGCTGTAAATCGTCATCTTGATGCACTCCCTAAAGAGGAAATTGAAGAATGA
- the mutS gene encoding DNA mismatch repair protein MutS, with protein MTKATLTPMLQQYMDIKKNTNDALVFYRLGDFYELFFEDAITASKVLDLVLTARSAGKDQKAPMCGVPHHAAQGYIQKLVAAGYKVAIVEQVEDPKEAKGIVRRDVVEIVTPGTYFEMDDNETREIASITLDLVYATIVSCDIVSGNLRAIRVMNDFVEIIKVLQQFQVKEIVVSEHFDAKIINEIKNKTEIYVSYQEELAEDIQHQDPTIRKTQARLIQYLIYTHKRSLNHLSDVVVLNDEAYLRMDYATMTNLELIDHQKGKELSLFHFINRTKTNMGARALKEMLMQPLVNVESIEKRHLQIETLIEDYLLADSLSQSLKETYDIHRVIARLSTAKHNAQDLVRLKKTLGTFKRMQETVDGINCFSFMLVEPLLDVYQLLDSHILDDAPVALKEGRTFKQGIHTELDELLELSKNGRKWLVNFEAEQREKTGIKNLKVGYTRAFGYYIEITKGQVENVRDDFGYIRKQTLTNAERYISEALQEYELKTSQASERILEIEHELFDKVTHYISQYTSEIHNIGSAIALMDALLSLSEISSLPGYQRPQFVSGSVLDIKNGKHPVLESTLKDHQYIASDVLMDTSRNTLILTGPNMGGKSTYMRMVALNVILAQIGCYVPCETMTLSLVDQIFTRMGASDDILMGQSTFMVEMMEAQAALSRATKHSLVLFDEIGRGTSTYDGMALAQAIIEYINNSIQSRTIFSTHYHELVTLESMYDGIKNIHVEVHEENDDVTFLYKVIDGRADKSYGINVARLAHLPQSIIERAKHNLEILELSKSRLDIDSKVLTVEIEPQGYSVVKNKLQSLDVNQLTPIEALMVLSELKSIIEDKGNE; from the coding sequence ATGACTAAAGCAACATTAACACCAATGCTACAACAATATATGGACATAAAGAAAAACACCAATGATGCGTTGGTGTTTTATCGCTTGGGAGACTTCTATGAATTGTTCTTTGAAGATGCAATTACCGCATCGAAAGTCTTGGATCTTGTCTTAACCGCACGATCAGCAGGTAAAGATCAAAAAGCGCCTATGTGTGGTGTTCCACATCATGCAGCCCAAGGTTATATTCAAAAATTAGTAGCAGCTGGCTATAAAGTAGCGATAGTAGAGCAAGTTGAAGACCCTAAGGAAGCGAAGGGAATTGTAAGACGAGATGTAGTTGAGATAGTTACTCCAGGTACTTATTTTGAGATGGATGATAACGAAACACGAGAGATTGCTTCAATTACGCTTGATTTGGTTTATGCAACGATTGTAAGTTGTGATATTGTTTCGGGTAATTTACGCGCAATTCGTGTCATGAATGATTTCGTCGAAATTATAAAAGTGCTCCAACAGTTTCAAGTTAAAGAAATTGTCGTTTCAGAACATTTTGATGCTAAGATTATCAATGAAATTAAAAATAAAACTGAAATATATGTCTCATATCAAGAAGAATTGGCAGAGGATATCCAACATCAAGACCCTACAATCCGCAAAACACAGGCGCGCTTAATTCAATATCTCATTTATACACATAAACGAAGTCTGAATCATCTGTCTGATGTTGTCGTTTTAAATGATGAAGCATATTTACGTATGGATTATGCAACTATGACGAATCTGGAACTCATTGATCATCAAAAAGGTAAAGAATTATCACTATTTCACTTTATTAATCGTACAAAGACAAACATGGGGGCACGTGCACTTAAAGAAATGTTGATGCAGCCATTGGTTAATGTTGAATCGATTGAGAAACGTCATCTACAAATAGAGACACTTATTGAAGATTATTTGCTTGCAGATTCATTGAGTCAAAGTTTAAAAGAAACCTATGATATTCATCGTGTTATCGCCCGTTTATCAACTGCTAAACATAATGCTCAAGACCTTGTGCGCTTGAAAAAGACATTAGGTACATTTAAACGGATGCAAGAAACTGTTGATGGCATCAATTGTTTTAGTTTTATGCTTGTTGAACCACTTTTAGATGTATATCAATTATTGGATTCACATATATTAGATGATGCTCCTGTTGCACTCAAAGAAGGTAGAACTTTTAAACAAGGGATTCATACCGAATTGGACGAGTTATTAGAACTTTCAAAAAACGGAAGAAAATGGCTGGTCAATTTTGAGGCGGAACAACGTGAAAAAACGGGTATAAAAAACCTAAAAGTTGGTTACACCCGAGCATTTGGATATTATATCGAAATTACTAAAGGTCAAGTCGAGAATGTTCGAGATGATTTTGGTTATATTCGAAAGCAAACCTTGACGAATGCAGAGCGATACATCAGTGAAGCATTACAAGAATATGAACTTAAGACAAGCCAAGCGAGTGAACGTATTTTGGAAATAGAGCATGAACTTTTCGATAAAGTGACACATTATATTTCCCAATATACTTCGGAAATTCATAATATTGGTTCAGCAATCGCACTGATGGATGCCTTATTATCACTCTCTGAGATTTCATCTTTACCTGGATATCAAAGACCTCAGTTTGTTTCGGGAAGTGTTTTAGATATTAAAAATGGAAAGCATCCCGTATTAGAGTCTACACTTAAAGATCATCAATATATCGCAAGTGATGTATTGATGGACACAAGTCGAAATACTTTAATCTTAACGGGACCCAATATGGGTGGTAAAAGTACTTATATGAGAATGGTTGCACTTAATGTTATTTTGGCGCAGATTGGATGTTATGTTCCTTGTGAAACAATGACATTAAGTCTTGTTGATCAAATCTTTACAAGGATGGGTGCAAGTGATGATATTCTTATGGGTCAATCTACTTTTATGGTAGAAATGATGGAGGCTCAGGCTGCTTTATCTCGTGCTACGAAGCATTCGTTAGTTCTTTTTGATGAAATTGGACGTGGTACTTCGACTTATGATGGAATGGCACTGGCGCAAGCGATTATCGAGTATATTAATAATTCGATTCAGAGTCGTACGATTTTTTCCACACACTATCATGAATTGGTGACATTGGAATCAATGTATGATGGCATTAAAAATATTCACGTGGAAGTTCACGAAGAAAATGATGATGTAACATTCTTATACAAAGTAATTGATGGACGTGCAGATAAATCATATGGGATAAATGTAGCACGGTTGGCGCATCTGCCACAAAGTATCATCGAGCGTGCAAAACATAACCTTGAGATTCTTGAGTTATCAAAAAGTCGCTTAGATATTGATTCAAAAGTTTTAACCGTGGAAATTGAACCGCAAGGTTATAGTGTTGTTAAAAATAAATTGCAGAGCCTGGATGTGAATCAATTAACACCAATTGAAGCACTCATGGTTCTTTCTGAATTAAAATCAATCATTGAGGACAAAGGCAATGAATAA
- the mutL gene encoding DNA mismatch repair endonuclease MutL has product MNKIKVLDTHLTNMIAAGEVVERPAGIIKELVENSIDANATSIEVRIVEGGMGLIEVSDNGEGMSGEDLSQAFERHSTSKIKSVLDLNAISSFGFRGEALPSIASVSHVEAISNDGVEGHRMIIDNGVKKIKERAARNQGTTISVSSLFLKTPARLKHIKNVHYETSIVLDTIQKFAMGNPQISFTLYNEDKVSFRSYGRNDLADVFHRVYGAQVTQDTQLFSAENYDFKIDGIMALPQHNRANRYSIWLYINNRMIRFPKIQKAIVDGYRRHMPTDRYPIVVMNIHVDPQLVDVNVHPSKWEIRLSKDNVLVELIQDCFLSILDKNMRPQRVTFPSPVPVQTDIKEALLGEPMPRFEPLIEEPKKIYVTDYMPDSLPISDFKPREIEPQLESEKIEPLTVLSQMSGCYILAQGDKGLYIIDQHAAMERVRYEYYQNKMLNQNNPTQDFLIPLIIEGRKPIIGRVNEINQILKEFQLELEVFGEDAFVLRSTPLWIEEKVVSEFIHEVLDMFEDERTIREEDLRRNVLATLACHSSVRFNEYMSMDEMTELVRQLRACEQPFNCPHGRPTFITVEHKQLIKEFKR; this is encoded by the coding sequence ATGAATAAAATCAAAGTACTGGATACACATCTAACAAATATGATTGCTGCTGGTGAAGTCGTAGAACGACCAGCCGGAATTATCAAAGAACTTGTAGAAAATTCAATTGATGCGAATGCTACAAGTATTGAAGTGCGCATTGTTGAAGGTGGAATGGGATTAATTGAAGTAAGTGATAATGGTGAGGGCATGAGTGGTGAAGATTTATCTCAAGCCTTTGAACGTCATTCAACGTCTAAAATTAAAAGCGTGCTCGACCTAAATGCGATTTCATCATTTGGATTTCGAGGTGAAGCCTTGCCGTCGATTGCATCTGTAAGCCATGTTGAGGCAATCTCGAATGATGGCGTCGAAGGACATCGAATGATCATCGATAATGGAGTTAAAAAGATAAAAGAGAGAGCAGCTCGCAATCAAGGCACAACAATCTCTGTTTCGAGTCTCTTTCTTAAAACACCAGCACGATTAAAACATATTAAAAATGTTCATTATGAAACGTCAATTGTACTCGATACAATTCAAAAGTTTGCGATGGGTAATCCTCAAATATCATTCACACTTTATAATGAGGACAAAGTAAGTTTTAGAAGTTATGGAAGAAATGACCTTGCAGATGTTTTTCATCGTGTTTACGGTGCACAAGTAACCCAAGATACACAGCTATTTAGTGCAGAGAATTATGATTTTAAAATTGATGGTATTATGGCTCTTCCACAACACAACCGAGCGAATCGATATTCAATTTGGCTGTATATTAACAATCGCATGATTCGTTTTCCTAAGATACAGAAGGCGATTGTTGATGGATATCGACGTCATATGCCTACTGATCGCTATCCGATTGTCGTGATGAATATCCATGTTGATCCTCAACTAGTAGATGTGAACGTTCACCCAAGTAAATGGGAAATTCGTTTATCTAAAGATAATGTTTTGGTTGAACTTATTCAGGATTGTTTTTTATCAATTCTAGATAAAAATATGCGTCCTCAACGCGTAACATTTCCAAGTCCTGTTCCCGTTCAGACCGATATAAAAGAAGCTCTACTCGGTGAACCAATGCCACGATTTGAACCGCTCATTGAAGAACCAAAGAAAATATATGTAACTGATTATATGCCTGATTCATTACCAATTTCAGATTTTAAACCGCGTGAAATTGAACCTCAATTGGAATCAGAAAAAATTGAACCTCTTACTGTTTTATCACAGATGAGCGGATGTTATATTCTGGCTCAAGGAGATAAGGGACTCTATATTATTGATCAACATGCAGCGATGGAACGTGTTCGTTATGAGTACTACCAAAACAAAATGCTTAATCAAAATAATCCAACGCAAGATTTTTTAATTCCATTAATTATTGAAGGACGCAAACCCATAATCGGTCGTGTTAATGAAATTAACCAAATACTCAAAGAATTTCAGCTTGAATTAGAAGTTTTTGGAGAAGATGCGTTTGTTTTAAGAAGTACGCCTTTATGGATTGAAGAAAAAGTTGTTTCAGAATTTATTCATGAAGTTTTAGATATGTTTGAAGATGAGCGAACAATTCGAGAAGAAGATTTACGTCGTAATGTACTTGCAACCTTAGCCTGTCATTCTTCAGTACGATTTAATGAGTACATGTCAATGGATGAGATGACTGAGTTGGTTCGACAACTTAGAGCCTGTGAACAACCTTTTAATTGTCCACATGGACGACCAACCTTTATTACAGTTGAGCACAAACAACTCATCAAGGAGTTCAAACGATGA
- the miaA gene encoding tRNA (adenosine(37)-N6)-dimethylallyltransferase MiaA: protein MKKVIVIAGVTASGKSSLAVSLAKKINGEIISADSVAVYKELNIGSAKPTVEEQDGIVHHLIDIVSITDSYHVARFQKEAREAIDLIVSKGKTPIVVGGTGLYINALLNDYRFNEERELPQIDASLSNQELMQELIELDPVTAENIHVNNRKRLIRSLQMVKGMNLPKSDVNENKGKTRLYDARVYFLQGERAKLYERINKRVDIMMDQGLLDEVSKLRTEHQDLFSLQSMQSIGYREFDEYFQGNNSIDEVQELIKTNTRRLAKRQITWFKHQTESIWIDVFNEDPLEFVLSDLEKW from the coding sequence ATGAAAAAAGTAATTGTCATTGCAGGTGTTACTGCTTCGGGGAAATCCAGTCTCGCAGTTTCATTAGCAAAAAAAATTAATGGAGAAATTATTAGTGCTGACTCTGTCGCGGTTTATAAGGAATTGAATATTGGTAGTGCTAAACCAACCGTTGAAGAACAAGATGGTATTGTTCATCATTTAATAGATATTGTTTCAATTACGGATTCCTATCATGTTGCACGATTTCAAAAAGAAGCGCGCGAGGCAATCGATTTAATCGTAAGTAAGGGTAAAACTCCCATTGTAGTTGGGGGAACTGGTCTGTACATTAATGCTTTACTCAATGACTACAGATTTAACGAAGAACGAGAGTTACCTCAAATTGATGCGTCCTTATCCAATCAAGAATTAATGCAAGAACTCATAGAACTTGATCCCGTAACAGCTGAAAATATACATGTAAACAATCGTAAGCGCCTCATTCGTTCATTACAAATGGTAAAAGGGATGAATTTACCCAAGTCAGATGTTAATGAAAATAAAGGAAAAACGCGTCTTTATGATGCACGTGTATATTTTCTACAAGGTGAACGCGCCAAACTGTATGAGCGTATCAATAAGCGGGTAGATATCATGATGGATCAAGGGCTTCTGGATGAAGTGAGTAAACTGAGAACAGAACATCAGGATTTATTTTCACTCCAAAGTATGCAATCAATCGGTTACCGTGAGTTTGATGAGTATTTCCAGGGGAATAACTCAATTGATGAAGTTCAAGAACTGATAAAGACTAATACGAGAAGACTTGCGAAACGTCAAATTACATGGTTTAAACATCAAACCGAAAGTATTTGGATTGACGTATTTAACGAAGATCCTCTTGAATTTGTACTAAGTGATCTAGAGAAGTGGTAA
- a CDS encoding ABC transporter ATP-binding protein, with translation MKVEKLTKLYKNNRGIKDISFEIGEGEILAVLGVNGSGKSTLFKTITGLIRQDSGEIFATEIGYIPENRSLYKDITVKEHLELYARLHGMEFGDIELNIEYWMNYLEIGMYLNSKIMTLSKGNQQKVQILCGLIHDPQTIIMDEPLSGLDIHNMRLIKGLLRKLSKSGKSILISSHQYEEVEEVSDYILILKDGVMKKYGSLNDLKIQAGITYFIVEKEQYYDIKHLGLDYKFVEDKVYVIIHDKNTLIKVLPPLIEKRFVEKIVIDSVSLKEMVEMTYEDAY, from the coding sequence ATGAAAGTTGAAAAACTCACAAAACTTTACAAAAACAATCGGGGAATTAAGGATATTTCGTTTGAAATCGGTGAGGGAGAAATCCTAGCCGTATTAGGTGTGAATGGAAGTGGGAAATCGACATTGTTTAAAACAATCACTGGTTTAATTCGCCAGGATTCAGGAGAGATTTTTGCCACTGAAATTGGCTATATACCTGAGAATCGTTCTTTATACAAAGATATTACTGTTAAGGAACATCTTGAACTTTATGCAAGACTCCATGGCATGGAGTTTGGTGATATTGAATTAAACATCGAATATTGGATGAATTATCTGGAAATAGGCATGTATTTAAATTCAAAAATTATGACGCTTTCAAAAGGGAATCAGCAAAAAGTTCAAATTTTATGCGGACTTATTCATGATCCGCAAACAATAATTATGGATGAGCCACTAAGTGGTTTAGATATTCATAATATGAGACTCATCAAAGGATTATTGCGTAAGCTTTCGAAAAGCGGAAAGTCGATATTGATATCAAGTCATCAATATGAAGAGGTTGAAGAAGTTTCAGATTATATTCTAATATTGAAAGACGGCGTTATGAAGAAGTATGGATCCCTTAATGATCTAAAAATTCAAGCAGGGATTACTTACTTCATCGTGGAAAAAGAACAATATTACGATATTAAACATCTTGGATTGGATTATAAATTCGTAGAAGATAAGGTGTATGTTATTATTCATGACAAGAACACATTGATAAAAGTATTGCCGCCTTTGATTGAAAAGCGGTTTGTTGAAAAAATTGTAATTGATTCTGTATCTTTAAAAGAAATGGTGGAGATGACTTATGAAGACGCTTATTAA
- a CDS encoding ABC transporter permease: protein MKTLIKFSIKRRMMNRATVLFYVIVFTVMGCLLFGDKLISLLLPSVSEPSSIKTIDIDWQRFSDGFEKIIKYDEKAPIIITKNDGFYTIQTETPLGPTEKSTLGLIIDSYENGSHEKPIVIYKTTSKNNLNLEIVFSILTTLYFLITSLSSSAMSEVIMEKTSNVLEMVCSVVQVKTYFVTKVVLGLIMMSIQLLSLCMIFGFWICIRQVYDQGEGLVELLQTLGILDFEGSTFVDIMKNLNLSQSDYLSIGCAFLILMVGIATIQIILLVLAVRIRSIEEAGSVHGPLYFLMLCIYYLSIFLNTRYQMTEGWGVYLSLTPLFSMLFLPLRVLVYDVSNYEIAFSFATAIGFFLLVFEFSKYYSEMFIFDNDTKKID from the coding sequence ATGAAGACGCTTATTAAATTTTCGATTAAGCGACGCATGATGAATCGAGCTACAGTTTTATTCTACGTAATTGTCTTTACTGTGATGGGATGTCTCTTGTTTGGTGATAAACTTATATCACTCCTCTTACCAAGTGTATCGGAGCCAAGCTCAATCAAGACAATAGATATTGATTGGCAGCGTTTTTCAGATGGGTTTGAGAAAATTATTAAATATGATGAAAAGGCACCTATAATCATTACTAAGAATGATGGTTTCTATACCATTCAAACAGAAACACCACTAGGGCCAACTGAAAAAAGCACACTGGGGCTAATTATTGATAGTTATGAGAACGGAAGTCATGAAAAGCCCATAGTCATTTACAAGACGACATCAAAAAATAATCTTAATCTAGAAATTGTTTTTTCCATACTCACAACATTATATTTCCTCATTACATCGTTAAGTTCATCTGCAATGAGCGAAGTAATAATGGAAAAAACATCAAATGTTTTAGAGATGGTGTGTTCGGTAGTTCAAGTTAAAACCTACTTCGTTACGAAGGTGGTCTTAGGTTTAATAATGATGTCGATTCAATTATTAAGTCTCTGTATGATTTTTGGATTTTGGATATGTATACGCCAGGTATATGATCAAGGCGAAGGATTAGTTGAATTATTACAAACACTTGGAATCCTTGATTTTGAAGGAAGTACGTTTGTGGATATTATGAAAAATTTAAACTTATCGCAATCTGATTATTTAAGTATTGGGTGTGCATTTTTAATACTCATGGTAGGAATTGCAACGATTCAAATAATTTTACTTGTTCTCGCTGTACGCATTCGGTCTATTGAAGAAGCTGGGAGCGTCCATGGACCGCTCTACTTCTTAATGTTATGCATCTATTATCTTTCTATTTTTCTCAACACGCGTTACCAAATGACTGAAGGCTGGGGAGTCTATTTATCACTAACACCTTTATTCAGTATGTTATTTCTCCCACTTCGTGTGCTTGTGTATGATGTAAGTAACTATGAAATCGCCTTTTCGTTTGCGACTGCAATTGGATTTTTCTTACTCGTATTTGAGTTTTCGAAGTACTACAGTGAGATGTTTATTTTTGACAATGATACGAAAAAGATTGACTAA